The Pseudomonas sp. MM223 genome segment GAACGTGCCGACATCGGCAGCGAACGTCGCGGCTTGCGTGCGCAAATCCGCCATCGACGTTACCGGGTAGCAGAATGACGCATCCTGCTCGCAACTGCGCTGCGCCTGTTCATACCCTTGCCACAGGCGCTGCCACATACGCGCACGCACCAGGCGTACCTTCTGCAGGTTGATCTGTCGCAACCCCAGCCGCGCCGCCAGCGCTGCGTCGTCCAGCAACTCGCTTTCATGCAGTACCTGCGCGAACGAAAGGATCTCGGCCCGCGAGGCCACATCGAACAACGCCGGGCTGTTCAACTGCTCGGGCCACAGGCTGCGGTCCAGGCTCACCTGGGGTAAAGGGGCGGCTTGCACGGCCAGGCTCAGCAGAGCGGCCAGCAAGGCAAAGGCAATGCGCACGGTGGATTGCTCCGCAACGGCAAAACGCGAACTATAGCGCCTGCACCCGCCATGGTCTGTGACTATCGTCGCCATAGTTTGGACTTGAACCGCCCAGCCCGTAGAATCCCCGGCCAACGATGCCAGGAGCCGACCCGATGCTGACGGTGATTTCCCCCGCCAAGACCCTCGATTACGACACCCCCCCGGTGACCGAGCGTTTCACCCTGCCCCAGTACCTGGACGACTCCCAGGCGCTGATCCAGCAGCTGCGCGAACTGTCGCCGGCGCAGATCAGCGAACTGATGCACCTGTCCGACAAGCTCGCCGGCCTGAACGCCGCCCGCTTCGGCAGCTGGACCCCGGACTTCACTCCCGCCAATGCCAAACAGGCACTGCTGGCCTTCAAGGGTGACGTGTACACCGGCCTCGACGCCGAGAGCCTGGGCGAGGACGACTTCAGCTACGCACAAGACCACCTGCGCATGCTTTCGGGCCTGTACGGCCTGCTGCGCCCGCTCGACCTGATGCAGCCCTACCGCCTGGAAATGGGCACCAAACTGGCCAACGCCCGCGGCAAGGACCTGTATGCCTTCTGGGGCACACGCATCAGCGAATGGCTGAACCAGGCCCTGGCCGAACAAGGCGATGACGTGCTGCTGAACCTGGCCAGTAACGAATACTTCAGTGCCGTGAAACGCAGCGCGCTGAAGGCCCGAGTGATCAATGTCGACTTCAAGGACCTGAAGAACGGCCAGTACAAGATCATCAGTTTTTACGCCAAGAAAGCCCGCGGCATGATGAGCCGCTTCGTCATCCAGCAGCGCATCAGAGACCCGGAGCAGCTCAAGCAGTTCGATGTGCAGGGGTACTACTACAGTGCCGAGCAGTCCAAGGCTGATCATCTGGTGTTTTTGCGGGATCATCCGGGCGAGTGATCCTGTAAAACGTCCTTTTGCCACTAATGGCGCCCCCACAGGTACTGCACTGAGCCACAAACCCGCGCAATACCTGTGGGAGCGGCCATGCCCGCGAAGAGGCCGGCAGCCGTGACATCCCCTTCCTGCTCTGCAACAGAGCTAGATTCAAATCGCCACCATGTCACGATTACGGCGCCAAAAAACCATCGCACCTACCTTTATCGCCAAACGCCATAAGACCGCTCATACCTTTTTTGACGTTTTTTGAAAAATATTTTTCGATGCTGGCATAAAAATATCTCGTAACAGTTTCACCCTTGATACACGGGGGTGAAACACCCGAGTGCCATCAAATTGAAACTGCCCACAACTGAATAAATATTTAGAAAACTTTCATCCCGGCCAAACCCACTCAGGAACTTCTACTGCGGCAAATCGCTCATAGTGCCGTAACGAATTTCCTGCCCACGGGCTGTGAGAGATGACTTACAGATGACAAGGGGCAGGTATCTACGACCGCCTTGATAACTTCGACAGGTATGGCGGGAACCCCCGAAAACCCTGTCCACGCAGGAGAGACGCGCCCTTACAAATCGTCCTAGTGGTTGATTTCAAAGGATTTTTCCACTTGAAAAAACAAGCACAGCAGCGCGCCAAGTAGCGCATTGCAATAAAGACGGCTGCATTTCAAGGCACGTTTTTTAATAGATGGCTTTTTACTGCCAACTTTGAGCGCATAACTTTCTGCGCTCCACATTTATTTGGCCTGCGCTCGGCGAAGTGTGCATTCGTCACGGATCCGTGCGCCCAAAAACTGTTGTTAATCAACCCAGCTCGGCTCTCTGTGGAGGCGCCGGCGTGATAAACACATGAGGTGATAGCGATGCGTATCAGCATCTTTGGTTTGGGTTATGTAGGTGCAGTCTGTGCAGGCTGCCTGACGGCGCGTGGCCATGAAGTGATCGGTGTGGACGTGTCCAGCACCAAGATCGACCTGATCAACCAGGGCAAGTCGCCCATCGTCGAACCTGGCCTGGAAGCACTGCTGCAACAGGGCATCGCCAATGGCCGCCTGCGCGGCACTACCGACTTCGCCGAAGCCATCCGCGCCAGCGACGTTTCGATGATCTGCGTGGGTACGCCCAGCAAGAAGAACGGCGACCTGGGCCTGGAGTACATCGAATCGGTGTGCCGTGAAATCGGTTACGTACTGCGTGACACCACCCGCCGCCACACCATCGTGGTGCGCAGCACCGTGCTGCCAGGCACCGTCAAGAACGTGGTCATCCCCATCCTCGAAGACTGCTCGGGCAAAAAGGCCGGTGTCGACTTCGGTGTTGCGGTCAACCCGGAATTCCTGCGTGAAAGCACTGCGATCAAGGACTACGACCAGCCACCAATGACCGTCATTGGCGAACTGGACACTGCCAGCGGCGACATCCTGCAAGCCCTGTACGAAGAACTCGACGCACCGGTGATCCGCAAGCCGATCGAAGTGGCCGAGATGATCAAGTACACCTGCAACGTGTGGCACGCCACCAAGGTTACCTTCGCCAACGAAATCGGCAACATCGCCAAGGCAGTAGGCGTTGATGGCCGTGAAGTGATGGACGTGGTATGCCAGGACACCGTGCTGAACCTGTCCCAGTACTACATGCGCCCCGGCTTCGCCTTCGGCGGTTCGTGCCTGCCCAAGGACGTGCGCGCCCTCACCTACCGTGCCGCCAGCCTCGACGTGCGTGCACCACTGCTCGACTCGCTGATGCGCAGCAACGAATCGCAGGTGCAGAACGCCTTCGAGCTGATCGAAGCCCACGACAAGCGCAAGGTCGCCCTGCTGGGCCTGAGCTTCAAGGCCGGCACCGACGACCTGCGCGAAAGCCCGCTGGTAGAGCTGGCCGAGCGCCTGATCGGCAAGGGCTACCAGTTGGACATCTACGACGAGAACGTTCAGTACGCCCGTGTACACGGTGCCAACAAGGACTACATCGAGTCGAAGATCCCGCACGTGTCGTCGTTGCTCAACGCCGACTTCCAGCAGGTGATCGACAACGCCGACATCATCGTGCTCGGCAACCGTGACGAGCAGTTCCGTGCGCTGGCCCAACAAGCGCCAGCCGGCAAGCAGGTGATCGACCTGGTCGGGTTCATGAGCAAACCGACCTGCACCACCAGCCGCACTGAAGGCATCTGCTGGTAAGTGCCTGGCCGGGCAGCGCAAGCCTTCCCCACTTGCGCTGCCCACCCTTTCCCGAATTCTCGACGGATGCTGAACATGCAAAGGCTCCAGACCGTGCTGTTGCAGTGCGCCGGGTGGCTGCTCTACATGAGCCTGCTCATGCTGATCGCCCTGGCCCTGCCAGCCGATATCTTCGACTCGCAATCGAAGCACTTCATCTTCCTGGTCGGCGCAGTCGGCATCTGGCGCTATTCCATGGGCGCCACCCACTTCATCCGCGGCATGATCTTCCTGTACATCGTCTACCCGTACCTGCGCCGCAAAGTGCAGAAGATGGGCGATGCCACCGCCCCGTCGCATGTGTACCTGATGGTGACCAGTTTCCGCATCGAAGCGCTGACCACCGCCCAGGTGTACAGCCGGTGATCCGCGAGGCGATCAACTGCGGCTTCC includes the following:
- the algD gene encoding GDP-mannose 6-dehydrogenase (*Name algD) → MRISIFGLGYVGAVCAGCLTARGHEVIGVDVSSTKIDLINQGKSPIVEPGLEALLQQGIANGRLRGTTDFAEAIRASDVSMICVGTPSKKNGDLGLEYIESVCREIGYVLRDTTRRHTIVVRSTVLPGTVKNVVIPILEDCSGKKAGVDFGVAVNPEFLRESTAIKDYDQPPMTVIGELDTASGDILQALYEELDAPVIRKPIEVAEMIKYTCNVWHATKVTFANEIGNIAKAVGVDGREVMDVVCQDTVLNLSQYYMRPGFAFGGSCLPKDVRALTYRAASLDVRAPLLDSLMRSNESQVQNAFELIEAHDKRKVALLGLSFKAGTDDLRESPLVELAERLIGKGYQLDIYDENVQYARVHGANKDYIESKIPHVSSLLNADFQQVIDNADIIVLGNRDEQFRALAQQAPAGKQVIDLVGFMSKPTCTTSRTEGICW
- the alg8_1 gene encoding Mannuronan synthase (*Name alg8_1); translation: MQRLQTVLLQCAGWLLYMSLLMLIALALPADIFDSQSKHFIFLVGAVGIWRYSMGATHFIRGMIFLYIVYPYLRRKVQKMGDATAPSHVYLMVTSFRIEALTTAQVYSR
- the yaaA gene encoding Peroxide stress resistance protein YaaA (*Name yaaA), giving the protein MLTVISPAKTLDYDTPPVTERFTLPQYLDDSQALIQQLRELSPAQISELMHLSDKLAGLNAARFGSWTPDFTPANAKQALLAFKGDVYTGLDAESLGEDDFSYAQDHLRMLSGLYGLLRPLDLMQPYRLEMGTKLANARGKDLYAFWGTRISEWLNQALAEQGDDVLLNLASNEYFSAVKRSALKARVINVDFKDLKNGQYKIISFYAKKARGMMSRFVIQQRIRDPEQLKQFDVQGYYYSAEQSKADHLVFLRDHPGE